taaacagtacgctcgcgactgtgcgctaaaatcacgggttttaccatctattGTCAAACTGCGTGTCCTTttcattagtaagaagaggatgcgaatactctaaaatttggttgtgctcagaatcagtaggtaccaatattaagctacgtcacatggcgtaaacgacaaatatttttcaatttattaacataaaaaatatattcccGCAAAAGTTACttgatttttatgttaaaaaattgtcgtttacggattgtgacgtcattattcaccttctgtacagcgtgacgttcatggtaaaaataaataaaatcatgtttttttttaagtccccaaaaacaaataattaaattaatttagtaaCATATTTCaacttacataattaattattaggctattatttatttttgttgtttacAATTTGCGTGCTTTTTAAACTCTGGTTATGCTGTGCAACCATTTAGGATTACAATAAGGACGAAACTTTGTATTATGGAATTAGGTTAACTATAACtattattgtaatctgtttgggatgccaataaataaatataaatctatactattatataaagaggtaggtaatttagttaagtttgtttgtagggggtaatctttggaactactgaaccgattttgaaaatgctttcaccagtagaaagctacattattcctgagtgacataggctatacgggatctttaaaaacctaaatctacgcgggcgaagccgcggggatcagctagtataaatataaaacacttcattttattactacagtccaagaccctattgcatGGCTGCATAAGAAGGGCTATAAAACTCGCAATCTCTACTTACCTGTCTAACAAAGTTCTGGTAAGGCACGTTAAATTTCGCCATAATACCGTTTGCTCTCCAGTCCGGCGGATAACCGATATTCTCGCTGCCTATGGCCGCACTGTCTATCTCCCATTGTTCTCCTAAGTCTTCTGAAAAACACCTTCCGCTATCGGTGAGCGACACCTATTCTCTATAAAGAACCCAAAAAGAAATTACCGGTTAGTTTTTTAGAGTTTATAAATTGCATGAGTAGGTAATTAGTGAAAATATTTACCGAGACGTGAATAGAGCTTTCTTTTTCTTAGGCTTTAATATTTATTGGATACATAAACTCATTGACtgatatattacttcgtatggacagggttattgatcAAATAAAATGGTACTGACTCAGTGgtactttagcaccaatgcaacctcagtgacgtctggatttcaaacgggtcgttcattagtatcacAGATTACTGCTACTACTATTACTACTATTACTAGAGGTATACTagtattagtatctaagaggtggcgctgatttatttggttcctaaactgtgaaaaattttgtttgcttgaccatatcttgtcatttatattgatgCATAAACTCGACAAATTCTGTGTTGATTTTTTGTTGTCAGTGTCAACTGTCAGCTGAGTATAGCCGAATGCCCAAAGTAGACATTCAAGATTACAGTTattcgcatagagctaaaaattggtacgaatattGGAAATACCATTATAAACGAATTGTGAAATTCAATATTCAAGGTCAAATTTCTCAAAAATGGGGGTTTCGAATTTTCCAGTAAACTGaagttttatcataaaatagGTCAGATACAAAttgtaaatcataaaattatgTACAAAAATTGTTCTATACTTTTTTTCTAAGAATCACCATTCTTGAGATATATGTCACGATTCTAAAAGTTTTAGAATCTCAGGGATGAGGGGATTTTTACCATGTGGGGGGAACTTTTAGCAACACGTCGAGGCATCGATgtcactggcaggtgtcaaatgttagtaggtatatttgatgCAGGTAGCCTTATTAAAGTaacctatttatttttgattttagtCACCAGCCTAATATTTAACATACTTATCGCGATTCAAGATCAAATCGAGagttcactctagttcactctgttctAGTCTCCGGTACGGTAGGTACTACCttcatttaaaagaaaaaatatatcaacttaagtacctacgtaattttattatatGGCAACTTATAATTTATGAGATAATAGTATAAAAATTTCTataaatttgtataaaaaaaaattttgtatcCGGATTCATCAATTTATGACATATCGTTTCTTTGCGCCAACCATTCCAAAAACCCTTTACAGGACCTCACGACTTGCTGGTAACAGTTTTCGAAACCTCTATCATGATTGTCctgaaaataaaactatattttattccagaaatcaaaatgttcccatgagatttttacaaaaaatacttatatctGTGCTGTGTGGTGACTTTTAAAATGGCGCTAATAAAAATGTACTCACAAAATAAGGGTCTCTGATGATTCTCTCCCCCTCTGGATCGAAGGCTCCGAGCAGGAATATTTTGGCTTTATATCCCTCGGGTGCCAATTTATTAAGGTCCTTCATATTGCTTTCATCCATTCCAAATATGAAGTCATAATTATTGAAATCTTCTTGTGTTATCTGTTTTAAGAAAAAATTGCTTATTTTACATCACTATCCAAATTATAAGTACataagtgtttgttggttggtttgtcctttaatcacactGCAATGGAGCAACCGTATTATGTGagttttgcatggatatagttaagtacctgaaagtaacataggctactttttatcccagaatataaaatagtttccaTAGTATCtttaaaagctaaatccacttaaaaaagtaagaggtgcgtgcctgggatcgaaacTCTGGATTCCCTGAATAGGACACTGAtgccttaaccactaggctataacagctTCTGTTCTGCtcttcttaaaaaaataaacattcttAAAAAATTGTATATACAAACTTACATGTCTGCCAACATTATGATATGGTACATCATGTTTCTTCATAGTATTTAGGGATCTGTCTGTGGGCGGGTAGCCAACATTCCAGTCTGCTATGCCTGCGCTGTCAATCTCCCACAGATGTCCCTGTGCCATTTTGTTCACTGTCTTCTGGAAAACACCTTCTGCTATTGGTGAACGGCAACTGTTTCCTGTCAGAGAAATTATCTTCATAATTATCAGAGAAAGTATCATTTCATCAGGAAAGATAAAATTActcttattttaatgtagataacacGTTCATACCACAATAAATTTAATGGTTTTGTTGATATTTTGACCTAATTGCACGGGTTGTGGTCACAACAGATTGCAGTGCTGTGAGAGATGAAGTTTGAACAGTTCAAACTACCTTCTTTTTGttattttcgctggaacttcacaaGATGTTGTATGATGCTGTCctggtttgcataattctatcACTGGATTCCACATGCTTGCTAGTTTAAAGCTGTAcctgtacccgttatctacattaaaatatgtcgttaaaccatgaaataagcttaaaattacTCTTACCTGAATACAAAAAGTTTGTACATTTTCATAGTCATTGGTAATTTAACACACACTCAGTCTTATAATCAGAGGAAGGAATAGGTAAGTGCAAATTCATAAAATTTCATGATGATAtcttaattaaaattgacaTGCCATTAAGTACTAATATTCTGGGATCACAAAATGCTTTGAATGCTTCCTTAAAG
This genomic stretch from Maniola hyperantus chromosome 2, iAphHyp1.2, whole genome shotgun sequence harbors:
- the LOC117987249 gene encoding low molecular weight phosphotyrosine protein phosphatase-like isoform X2, whose protein sequence is MAEIKRKALFVCLGNSCRSPIAEGVFQKTVNKMAQGHLWEIDSAGIADWNVGYPPTDRSLNTMKKHDVPYHNVGRHITQEDFNNYDFIFGMDESNMKDLNKLAPEGYKAKIFLLGAFDPEGERIIRDPYFRIGVAHR
- the LOC117987249 gene encoding low molecular weight phosphotyrosine protein phosphatase-like isoform X1, translated to MAEIKRKALFVCLGNSCRSPIAEGVFQKTVNKMAQGHLWEIDSAGIADWNVGYPPTDRSLNTMKKHDVPYHNVGRHITQEDFNNYDFIFGMDESNMKDLNKLAPEGYKAKIFLLGAFDPEGERIIRDPYFDNHDRGFENCYQQVVRSCKGFLEWLAQRNDMS